Within Lepus europaeus isolate LE1 chromosome 8, mLepTim1.pri, whole genome shotgun sequence, the genomic segment CTGAGCGTCTGCAGCCAGCTGGGCAATCAGGTCTTTGGCGTCCTGCATGCTGGAGGGTATCTCTGAGCCGTCCTCTGTCACCTGGGTCCCAAACAAGAACAGCTTTCTGTCGTTCCCCACCTCGGAGAGTGCCAAGGCCTCGTGGATGTCTGTGATGTGATAGGCCTCCTCGAGATCCTGCCCccggggaggagaaagaaggggaagAAGTTGGTTATACTGCTGGCGAGGTGGCATAGtagggtaaagccccagcctgcagtgccagcatcccatatgggcaccggttcaagtcccggctgcctccacctccaatcgagctccctgctaatgcacctgggaaagcagcagaggatggcccaagtccttgggcccctgcacccacatgggagacctggaagaagctcctggctcctggctttaaatgggctcagctccggcctttgtggccatctagggagtgaaccagtggatggaagacttttctctctctgtaattctcaaaaaaaaaaaaaaaaaaaagattatttcctAGTGCCTTTGGATGAATGAACTTATTCCTTGTATTTGTTGCTTTccatggttttaccagtttaacACAGAGACACTGTGACCTCATTAAGATGACAGCAGTGGTAGTTTGAATAGAAATAGCTGTGTCCAATTTATGCCAGAGTTTGTATGATATCAAAAAACACCTTCTGGAATGAAAAGAAGTCAATATAATACTGTAGTTTTCCAAACCATGCAGTCAATCTGTTTCTAATTTTGGTTTCCATCTTCTAAGATGTCTTTCCATagtatcaattattttaaattgatatttaacaacaaaaatttgatttattggttgttggtttttttgtttttggtcccCGTAATACTTTCTATTTTCTTGACTTTTACACTGGCCACTGTGAATTTTTCTTTGTGAACATTATTTCCACTGAACAAAAATATGGTGGTGGGTTGAGGGAGGCGGAGAGAGGACCAGGATGTGGGGAGAGaggccaggaggggagaggcaggcagaggtggaAGGGGAGCCTTTGAGGCTGGAACCCCTccccagaggcagagcagcccggCTTATGCTGCATGCCAAGGTTAAAGTCCCCTTGGAGTAAAAATAATAAGCTCAAAACATCCTTTGTCGCCGCTCATAGGCCAACAGTTATTTATGCAAATGACCTCTGATATTCCCTTCCACAAACACGCAGGTTCCCCTGTGGTTTTCAGTCCTCTGCAAGcatttgggttttttctcttctaCACCGCATCTGTAACTGGCTCTTGTTGTCCCACAGCATTCCCCCTAAGCTATAGGGGATCATTTTAGACTCTGGGAATAAACCAAGGGGGCGTCATTCCTTTTTCCTGAACCAACACGAACCTATCAAGCTGCAGCTCGAGGAGCCTGTGAGGTTTTCCTGATGCACACCCATGGTCACCCCTGGCGCTCATCACTTCTCTGGATGTTGGCAGTCACGGTATAGCGCTTGCTTGAAACCTGAATTCACTTCGTCTTAGCGTCTACAGGCTCTTTTATAATTGTGTTAATGGGCCCAGACGTATGGGGATGACGCCTCAGCTTCATAAATTCACTTCTGGAATTGGAGAGGaagaaatgggggtgggggtgggggtgctggatgggaggtggggcTCCTGTAATGACAAAGCCCATCAAGTACAAATCCTGGGCGTATTCCTTACTCTCACCCAGGGCTGCCAACCAGATCATCACGCAGAGTAAAGAAGAGATGCCTTTGAGCAAACTCTCAGATAATAGCTTGGGCCAATGAGTCATCGAAAAGCAAAGACTAAATAATTCAACCAAAGAATATCTGCAAATATGCATTAACCTTAAACCAGAATactcggccggtgccgcggctcactagactaatcctccgccttgcggcgccagcaccctggcttctagtcccggtcggggcaccggattctgtcccggttgttcctcttccaggccagctctctgctgtggcccgggaaggcagtggaggatggcccaagtgcttgggccctgcaccccatggaccaggagaagcacctggctcctggcttcggatcagtgcggtgcaccggccgcggcggccactggggggtgaaccaaaggaaaaggaagacctttctctctgtctctctctctctcactgtccactctgcctgtcaaaaaaaaccaaaaaaacaaaacaaaacaaaaaaaaacagaatactcACATCTTTTTGTCATTATGCTCCAGTAAAAGTTATACATTTGGCTACGAATGGCTCTGATGAAGGTAAATACAAGCCACAGGTACTGATAAGCTTGACtattgaaaatggaaatattttgtgAAACGTGGAAACCACAAGCAAAGTAAAAATGATAAGCCACTAGGACAAGATCTGTGTGGGCACATAGCTAACAGAGGATTATTTTTCCAAAAGGTATGAAAAACTCCTGAGATTTAAACAGGAAAAGAACCCTGGAAGGAATTTGTGAAAAGATATTAACAGACAATTCTCAGAGATGCAAACCGATAACCAATACACATCTGAAAAAGATGCTGAGACTCACTGGTAATTAAGGAAACGTaaattagaataataaaaataatttcacccTCAACAGATTGGCAAAAATGGAACAAATCTGACAACACCAAGTATGGACACGGAAGTGGAGCTGCAAAAACTGTCATCCCCACAGACATTCAGTATTTTTAATGCATGTATGAACTAAGGTCTGATTGGtctaaaacaaaactgttcctttaaaacattttttcaggggccagtgctatggtgcagtgggttaaagccccagcctgcagcactggcatcccataagggtgccagttcaggtcccacgctgctccacttctgatccagctccctgctaatgcacctgggaaagcagtggaagatgctccaaatATTCAGACCCTTGCACCTGTgaaaaggaagaagctcctggctcctggctttggcctggcccagctctggccgttgtggccatttgggaagtgaaccagcagatggaagacctctctctctttgtctcttaactctctgtctttcaaataaataaaaataaataatttttttttcatttgtttaatttagttgaaaggcagagaaacagctcCCAACTCAAAAGTTTATAACCCAGAAGATCTAACAAATATAAGTTGAGTGTTGGGCCTAGCAATAaagatgccagtatcccagattggagtccttgggttcaagtcttggctccattcctgactccagtttactgccagcttcctgccaacgcacatcctgggaggcagcaggtgatggctcaagtaatcaagttcctgccacccatgcaagtGACCCAAACTGAGTTAGGTGCCAGCTCCCAGtctcagcctgatccagccccagctgttggggtatctggggagtgagtcagagcggggagctctctgtctctgtctttgcttttctccctctGACtgatataaatgtgtgtgtgtgtgtgtgtgtaaacacaaCTCCTGGGTACAACTTCTATGTGCACAGCTCTTACCTGCTTGTTTGCAAACACTACCAGAGGGAGAATCGGGTTTGCTTCGATGAGCTGGTGAAGGTATTTCTTGGCTTCCGGTAGCCGTTCGTGATCTGCTGAGTCCACCACGAAGATCAGCAGCAATCCCCTGGGCAGGTACGCTTCCCAGTGGGAACGGAAAGGCTCGCTGCCGCCAACTACCAGGAACAGTAGGGGAAGAAGACAGAACAGCGATCTCAGAGGGTTCTACCCAGGGGGCAGTCAGGCTTAGCAGGACAACTTCAGGAGATGCCACCAGAGGGGtgtcccggggtggggtgggggggcaattACCCTTCACAGGTGGTGCATTCATTTGGAACCACAAAGGGTCAACACAGAGACTCGGAGCACTACAGCACATGTCTCCTGTTCCTGTTACACCTGGCAGCCCCGGCAGCCGGGCATGCTCACCAGTCACAGCTcagaaaatggaagtaaattgCCAAAGTAAGTAGGGTGGTAGGTTGTAATGCACATTACTCTAAAAtcatccttaaaataaataaataaataaataaataaaatcatctttaagTGCAGTGAATTCACTCGTTAGTTTCACACAATTGTTTTCCTTTATCAGAATCCCAGAACTAGTTTCCCCCCTTCACATTGGATTGAGAGTTCATAAGACCCCGTAGGTATTTATTCAGGAATATTAGTTTCAGAAAGGAAATGCCTTTTGATTAAGTTATTTCATTCTGCTGATTCTTGCCAGAACAAAGTTTTCAGTTAACtataatatatacacaatggacttatttttaatttctctaggTTGGGAGTTGGCAAACTATGGCTAACCACCTATTTTTCATATTGCTCCAGGAGCTAAGAATGGCTTTTATATGAGTGGGGGAAAACGGGAAGAATAATGTTTTATGACACACGACACCATATCAAATTCTGACTTCTGCGTCCACAAATGAAGTTTTGTGCGAAGACAGTCATGTTTCCTTACCTGTCGACCATGGCTGCTTTCATACGTGATGAAAGTTGAGTCATTCCAATAGAGACCGAGTGGCCTGCAAAGCCAAAACGCTTTACTCTCTGTCCCATGAGGGAGAGGCTCATGGGCCTGTGTTTAGGAACCCAGTAAAAACGGTTTACTCTCTGTCCATGAGAGACGCTCATGGGCCTGTGTTTAGGAACCCAGTAAAAACGGTTTACTCTCTGTCCCTGAGAGACGCTCATGGGCCTCTGTTTAGGAACCCAGTAAAGCCATTGCAAATACCAATAGGAAAGGATCTTTGCCTTTCTGTTATTTTCCTTTGTATAGAGCTAGGGTAGTCActcttagaaatatttttgtgttttaatttgctAAAATAATGCTATGTAAGCAACTCACATAGTTGTAACACACTTAAACACCAGTGTggagcgggttaagccactgcttgggatgcccacatcccatgctggatgcctgggtccagtcctggctgctctgcttccgatgcagcttcccgctagtgtgcaccctgggggcagccgATGGTGCTCAGGTGGTTGTCCctccacccacgcgggagatgcGGATGGAGTTCTcaactcccagtttcagcctggcctagccctggctgttgtaggtatttgtggagggaggcagtggatggaagatctcgctccacctatttgtctttcaaaaatgtggtttctttaaatttattaattttatttaattatttaattattaattttgttattaaaataagTGTTAAAACATTACTCTTTGTAATTAGACAGAAACAAAAGTCAAAAGATGACTGTGGTAATCTGAGCAAGACGTGGCAGAGGTTCTGACCCACGTGGGGGCAGTGGACAAGGATGTCACCAACCAACCTGAGATGTCTTGGGAGATAGAAGAATTCTGGGATTTCACTGCAAggtggggacagaggaggagaaagcaagaactctgggtttctggcttgggCAATTTGATGGACAAGGAGCCTTTTACTTCCCAAGGATTATAGAGAAAGGAACAGATATGGGAGaaatgatgaatttttttaaaaccacaaagGTTGGCAAGGCTCAGCATCCTGGAGATGCCAGGAGACAAGGATATATTTGGGCTGGGTGGATACATTTGGGATTCATTAGCATAAAGATGGTATCTAATACCGTGAGGATGGCTAGAATCATctggggggcaggaggagagaggggagaaagagagagacaaagagagaatcttccatgtacaggttcactctccccaagtggccagggctgggccaggccaaatctgggatccaggagcttcatccgggtctcccacatgggtgcaggggtccaagcacttgggcatcttccgttgcttttcccaggccattagcaggaatgctggctcggaagcagagcagatttacccactacgccgcaaCGCCAACCCCAACTTCCATCTGGGGCTTGTCTGCCAttgccatttcattttttaatttattttttattttttgacaggcagagttagacagtgagagagagagagagagacagagagaaaggtcttccttttccgttggttcacactgtaatggccgctgtggccggtgcaccgcactgatccgagatccgaagccaggagccaggtgcttctccaggtctccatgcgggtacagggcccaaggtcttgggccatcctccactgcactcccgggccacagcagagggctggcctggaagaggggcaactggcacagaatccggcgccccgacggggactagaacccagggtgccggcgcagcaggcggaggattagcctagtgagccgcggcaccggcctgccaTTTCATTTGCAGAGAAGGAAGCGTGCTGTACTTACTTAGATGGCTTGTTCATGTGTGGTAGTGTGGGAGCAGGGAGGCTCATTACAGatgactgggggagggggtgctggaGGGGGTCCCACACTCCCCTTAACAGCACCACTGCAAAAAGCAGAAAGTTTAAAAACCAGCAAGTGCAGCCCCCACTACTGCACCTTAAACAGCATACACACATGGTAGAAGTGTGTATTTGCCATTGAAATGATAAGCAGCAAACTCCCCAATTCCCTTATTTGATTATATCTAggataacataaataaaaaactttaccACTGatggaaagataaaaaaaaaaaaaaaaaaaagctgatccGGTGCTGCTTTTCACAGGACCCAAGTTTGCTAACATCACGGTTGGCTTAGGATCTGAGGGCGGGGCATTGTGGTCTGGCAgattaggccactgcttgggatgtccacgtcccacactgcagtgcctggttcaagtcccagctcctctgcttccaatccagctctcctgctggtgtgcctgggaggcagcagatgatggcccaaggacttgggtctctgccacctacatgggaggctcagatggagttttctggctcctggcttccgcctggcctagtcttggccattgtgggtgttcagggagtgaaccagtggatggaagctctctctctctctctctctctctctctctttttttcctctgttgctctgcctttcaaataaataaatcttaaaaaaaaaaaaaagtcctgaaatGCAACTACCCACAAGCAGAGAGCGAGCGCTTACTCTCCAGGAACTGCATTTGGCTGTCCTCCGTGTTGATGCAGACTTCATTGAAGCCCTCAGTGGGTGCCCTGCTGTGCTGGATCCTGTTTGAAGCCAGAGAGTGGAGGACACTGGTTTTCCCCGCTCCATCCAGGCCCAGTACCAGGATCTGCTTGTTTTTCTCCTATGACacaaaaaacaaatcaataaatctgggCTACCAGGGCTTGTTCTTCTGGCTCTGGCAGCTTCCCTGCCTGTGGTAAGACCCAGTAATAACCGTGGAAGTGTAAACCGGCACTAAATGTTGCAGAACACGTTTTATAGGTCTAGAACTGTCCCAGTCAGTGAATCTCTTCTAAGTAGCCATTAGTTATGTGATGCTAATCTCATATCCTCCATCTGACTCTTGTTCAGTGTATCAAGTAAATGGCTTTCTCTCCAGGGCCAGTTTTCACATTTTGCTTCTTGAGTTCACGTCCGTGGAGGCAGCACCAGGACTGAGTTTGCTTTTTGGGGTCCGTGGTGCACCTGTTGACGGAGCCGCTCTGCCTGTAGGCATTGTAGGCCTCACATTATTATCAATCCTACTGTCTTCACCATTGGAGGGCTAGGTTATGAGGTCTTGGGCAAGGCTCCCCTTTGCAATACAAGCATCATGATTAAATGCAAAGGTTAGGGTGATAGAAATTGTTGTCAGTCGCAATCACAAATGAGAATTTGTTTCATAATGTGATATTAGAAGCTGATGAACTAGACCTAAACTCAGAAGCTTTCTACCAGGCTTACTTAGAAGTTTTCTACCAACAAACCAGCCTTAGAAATCTTTATGGCAAAAGACCTCGGGACAAGAAGGGCAGgttggcataaaaacagaaacataaggTCCAGAGCACTCAGAAGTGTAGTTCCTATGGTGCAaaccttaaacatttatttacttacttatttaaaatacaaagggagagagacaaagacaaagacacacaGCCCATCTtatgattccctccccaaatgccaacaacagccaggactagaccaggccaaagtcaggagtcaggaactccatgcttgtctcccacctgggtggaagAGACtcagctacttaagccatcacctgctgcttcccaggaagccagATTCAAAAGccaagccaggacttgatcccaagcaCTATGATGTGGGaggcgggtgtcccaagtggtgccttcAGGCCACCGCTCCATGGCGCGAACTTTACTGTAAATCAAATAAAGGACCAATAATAGAGCCGTACTGCTCACAGGAATTCAATTCTGCTCCCAAAGAAGCTTGTCATGCACATAACACACTAGTAACTGTCTTCAATGCCACTGGTTTAGGACAGCAGTCTTGCACCTGCCTGCTTGTCTGCATGAACACTAAATGTTGACACTGGACTTAGGCTGGGTTTCTGGAAAAAAGCGACCCTACACCCGTTTAGACTATCTATCgtgcctcctttttaaaaaagatctatgtaGAGGCAAGAGGTTTGCAGGTCTGGCCCACTGGAGACTTGTATGGAGTCATATGTAGGCCACGTAGTGAGTAACagaattggggggggggacaCATATTTGTTCTTAGAGTGAATTCTTGTTGGCTCTTAAAGCAAATGGTTTTATCAGAATGTAACTGCACTGAAtacatctttctcttccttttcatatTCTGATGAACAAAAGCTAACTACTGGTCTTGTGACTAAGGAGAGTGGCTGTTCTAACAATGCTTGCTTGTGAATCCCAGAAGCCAGCCTTGAGAAAGGCAGCTCAAATTGCAAGGTTAATTTAGCCCTCTGCAGCCTGCACGGCTGCAGTTTGGGATTTATTGGAGCGGACTGGACAGGGGGAAGAAAAACTAAGGGCCCAATAAGCATGGGCTCTAGGCTATGTGAGCTCCATCCTGACGGATGACACACTGGAATCTCCTAACACAACACTTGCCTCTTGCAGAACTCAGCCAAAGAGTGTTTCTTTTTGTAGCTGCACAGTTGTGTAGACGGTGCTGCTATTCCCTGCTCATGATAAAAGTTCCTCAAGGAATTGCACTGATTCTGAAATGGATAAAATGCCCTACTGAAGACCTGCAACCGGCCTTGGCATCTATCGACTCCTCCCTCGCTGTGAGTCACGTGTTCAGCAGCCCAATGTTCACTGCTTGAAAGCCCCAGTTCCAGACCCCCGTCTGCTACAGTCCTCATCTACCAGTAGATTAaactctctctcctccatcctcaAACCTTGCCTTCATTCTTCTGACTCAACGCAGTGGACAAGGACtggatttggggggtgaaccaacggaaggaagaccttactctctgtctctctcactaactctgcctgtcaaaaaaaaaaaaagtgtttgtgcCCTATCCTCCCGTATCTAAATGCTACAAGCCATTCCACAACTGTGCCATGGTGAAGAAGAGGGACTAGACCCACAATGCTTGCTTGGAACCGGCACTTGTACCAAGTGCCCGGGGTGCAGTGCCAgctttgctcctgactccagctccctgcacaccctgggaggcagctgctgatggcttgagtacttggatccccaccacccacatgggagacctagaatgggttcctggctcctgactctggcctgacccagtagTAGCTCATGTGGgcattgggagaatgaaccaataaatggaaatctctttctctcttctctctctctctctgcctctccccctccctccctgtcacatcaaataaactttgaaaaataaaagtgcaTGTGTTCAAGGAAGAGTGGCACCAAGAAACGCTGCCAGTCATGGACCTGAAcagccaaagtgactccattttaaaacaataaaaaaagcagcctccgtttcccatagcagacccgagtccttgtacaagcaggcattcaggcattccggagATGTCAAAGGtcaccagggacagctagctcgggagaccaaggacagcacagtagagattgctgaacaaagtaactccctgtgcccagagcttccgtgctgtgagcccccgctgcaactccctgtacccagagcttccatgctgtatgtaactttttttttttttttttttttttttttttttttcctgatgtagccctttttttcctgtaaaaactctcccaaacaaagaccggggcctcactccttcctccgctgtgccggttggttggatggggtccctgtcgcggcttgcactcccgaataaaccttgcttttgcagctcggtgtgatcgactctctgggggtctctgcggggaTCTAACGACCTGGGCACAACAAACCCATTCCCCACCATCCCCATCAGGGGCCTCCTCTGGTTACCCCCAGGTACTTCAGCAATTCTAAGCTGCACATCCCCTGctcccatcctcccctccccccccatacacacattTTAACATCTCTGAAATTGGAACACGTTTCACAGTAGGTAGGATGCTGTATTTTGGttggcagcatttttttttttttttctttcttagtggGACCTAAACTATTAGCATCTTAGACCCTACGCAGTATTGTGGGTTAAGTCGGCTCCGCACTCTCTTCCGGGACACACTGCTGCCCCTAAGCCCATCCTACCTAGAAATCCTTGCTTCCCAAGGGTTCAGATGTGACATTTGTGGCTGGGAATCCCACTGTTCTTTGTCAGAATCCACTCCTTTGGCAAACACGGATCTCAGCGGCTCGCGTTTTATTAGAGAGCAGGTGTCCGTTCATAGCTGAAATTGTTACAGGCAGGAACTGCAGGGCGCCGGGCCCAGCGCGCTGACCCAGGTGAGGCCTGTTTCCCTCTCTCGGTGAACGCACCGTCCCCGCAGGACGCTGCAGGTCCGACAACCAGGCAGGCACACATCCCGCGCGGGGCCCAGAGGCGGCCGCCTGCAAGCGTGGATGTCTCCGACCGAAGAGCTCGCGCGCCGGACTCGCGGTCGGGTGGGCGCTGGACAGAGCCCGGCCGCTGCGGGGCCCACGCCGCGTCCCCCAGGCCG encodes:
- the ARL9 gene encoding ADP-ribosylation factor-like protein 9 isoform X1, which translates into the protein MERGGVKREERTWRKDKDPGKEKAKERSKRKGEEERKGHRSETEAETEREAETETEAETETETEAETETEAETEKEARGKQGQSGPTVAGSPPPLREKNKQILVLGLDGAGKTSVLHSLASNRIQHSRAPTEGFNEVCINTEDSQMQFLEIGGSEPFRSHWEAYLPRGLLLIFVVDSADHERLPEAKKYLHQLIEANPILPLVVFANKQDLEEAYHITDIHEALALSEVGNDRKLFLFGTQVTEDGSEIPSSMQDAKDLIAQLAADAQ
- the ARL9 gene encoding ADP-ribosylation factor-like protein 9 isoform X2, whose protein sequence is MKSASTRRTAKCSSWRDLEEAYHITDIHEALALSEVGNDRKLFLFGTQVTEDGSEIPSSMQDAKDLIAQLAADAQ